The genomic stretch TGTTGCTGCTGTTTTAACTATTAATACTCTTATATATGCTTTAGCCTCACTTTCTTTTTTATTAATTGGTTATGAAATAGCTTTTGGCGAATTTGGAAGTACCACTATGAGTAAATGGGCTGCATTTATGTTTCAAATGGCTTTTGTTGGAAAAGTTGTTAATATTATGTCAGGTGGGGTAAGTGAGAGAGCAAGAATTGTTCCTTTAGCTATTTTCACAGTTATTATGGCTTCTATTGTTTATCCTTTAATTGTAAATATTAGCTGGGGAAAGAACTTTTTAGCAGATAGTTTTCTAGAACTTTCTATGTATGATTTAGCTGGTTCAACAGTAATTCATAGTACTGGAGGTTGGGCATTATTAGCAGCCATATTAATAATTGGAAGCAGAAGAGGAAGATATCCCAAAAATGGTGGCATTAGAGTTATCCCTGCTTCTAATATTCCTCTAGTAACGCTGGGCGCTTTTCTTTTATGGATTGGATGGTTTGGTTTTAATGGAGGTTCTGTTGGTTCTATTTCTTCAAAAGAAAGTGCTGATGCGGTTGCTTTAACCATTATGAACACCAATACAGCTGGTTTAGCAGGAGCTTTAATGGTTGCGATTATTATGTATATTAAATACAAAAAACTAGATATTACAATGATTTTAAATGGTGCTTTGGGTGGTTTAGTTTCAATTACGGCAGGTCCTGATTTATACGATATTTATACGCCTATTTTAATTGGTGCCATTGGTGGATGTATTGTTGTTATTGGAGTATCTATGTTTGATAAATTAAAAATTGATGATCCCGTTGGTGCTTTATCAGTGCATTTATTAAATGGTATTTGGGGAACTGTAGCTGTTGCTATTTTTGCTTCAAGTAATACTATTAGTTTTTGGGGCCAAATAAAAGGAATTTTACTAATAGGTAGTTTTGCTTTTATTTCTTCTTTTATCATTCTTTTTATTATAAATAAAATAATGCCATTACGAGCCAGTGATGAAGATGAATTGGAAGGTTTAGATGTTAATGAATGTGGTTTGGAAGCTTACCCTGAATTTAAACGTGCATTTTAGGACGCAGTGTTTTTACAATTTCTTCGTTTAAAAATAAGAATGAAATACTTACATACTAATGTATGCTCCTACTTCCTTTTTATTTTTCGCTTTGAACTGCTAAAAACATTGCATCTAAAATAATTTATTGAACTATAGGAAGAATTACGATAAAATTAACTTAATAAAAGGATATAAATTGAAAAAAATTGAGGCAATTATTAAACCGTTTAAACTTGAAGATGTAAAAGATGCTTTAAGCGAAGCGGGAATCACAGGAATGACTGTATCTGATGTAAAAGGATATGGAAGACAACAAGGTCACTCTGAATTATATAGAGGAGCAGAGTATGTTGTAGATTTTTTACCAAAAATTAAAATAGAACTTATTGTAACAAACGATGATGTTGAATCAACAATTGATATTATTATTGCTGCTGCAAAAACAGGTAAAATTGGAGATGGAAAAATATTTGTTTCTAATATTGAAAGAATTGTTAGAATCAGAACAGGTGAAGAAGACGAGGAAGCTATTTAATGACATTACGTTTATCTTCTCCTTTAGATATGCATATTCATTTTCGTGATGAAGAAATGCTAAAACTTGTTGCTCCTTTAACTGCCAAAACATTTTCAGGTGCATTAATAATGCCTAATTTAGTTCCTCCAATTACCACAAAAAAAGCACTTCTTTCTTATATCGAAAGAATAAAAGAAGCTACAAAAGAGCAGAATGATTTTGAAGCATTTGTAACGTTGTTTTTTCAAGCCGATTATTCTTATGAATTTTTAAAAGACATAAAAGATTCTATTATTGGAATTAAATTATATCCTGCTGGCGTTACTACGAACAGTGAAACAGGTGTTTCTTCTATGGATATTAATGTATTAAGACCTACCTTAGAGTCTATGAGTAAATTAGGAATTCCTTTATGTGTTCATGGTGAAACCAATGGTTTTGTAATGGACAGAGAAAAAGAATTTATGCCAATTTATGAATCTATTGCATCTGCTTTTCCTGATTTAACTATTATTATGGAACATATTACAACAAAAGCAGCGGTTGATTTATTGGATAAGTATACAAATCTTTATGCCACAATTACTTTGCAGCATTTAATTATTACTCTTGATGATGTGGCAGGTGGAATGTTAAAACCTCACTTATTTTGTAAACCCATTGCTAAAAGACCTGAAGACAGAGATGCTTTATTGCATCTTGCAGTTTCCGGCCATCCTAAAGTAATGTTTGGTTCAGATTCAGCGCCTCACCCAAAACACAAGAAAGAGTCCTGTGGCTGTGCCGCAGGTGTTTTTACCGCACCTATTGCACTGCAAGTTTTAGCACAAATTTTTGAAGACAATAATGCTTTAGATAATTTGGATAAATTTATTTCTTTAAATGCCAGAGAGATTTATAAATTCACTCCTATTGAAAAAACAATTACTTTAATAAAAAAGGACTTTAGTGTTCCTTCTTCTTATGATGGTTTTAATCAAACAGTTGTACCTATGTTTGCAAATGAAAGTATTCCTTGGAGTTTAAAGTAAAGAAGTATTTATAAGTAAAAAGCCAGATACTTATCCGTATTTGGCTGCTTCTTTTTCTCTAAGAAGTCTTTTGATATTTTCAGTAGCTGCTTTTGATTTAATATCTCTTTCTTTTCTTATCGATCTTAGTGCTTCTAGTGTTTCTTGTTTTTCATGATCAAGATTTGACATTATTTGTATGGCTTTTCTATTATTCGATATTCCAGAACTAGCTAGAAACTTTTCTTTATTATTTATATAAATTTTTGCAGAAGAAGAACTTGCATTTTTTGAAAATAAAATAATATCATCTACTTGTAAATCAAGCAACTCAGAAACACTAAGTTCTGTTTCTGCAAGCATTGCTTCCATTTTCATTTTAGCACCTGCTAATAAAGTAGTGATATCTTGACGCCTACTTGCTTTTTTATTTACTGCTTCTGAGAACATTTTCTCAACAATCTTATTTAATAGATTTTCAATATAAGAAATAGGATAACAAACAGATAAAAAACCAGATTCTTCATCAATGGTTATTTCTAAAACAACTAATAGTACAATTTCATGATCTGAAATAATTTGAATAGCATTTGCATTGGTATCACGTGATTCAATATGAAAGTTAATGGTAGAAATTTCTTTCCAAGCTTTTTCCATATGTTTAACAAACATTTGATAAAAATGATCAAAAATCTCCACTTCTATTTCTGTTAATTCCCTATCTAAGTTATCACTTGAAGCAACCGCCCCCGAACCTAAAAGTTCAGCAATTATTTTATGAGAAATACCTGGATTACACTCAATTACAATACGACCTTCTAAGGGTTTTATTGACAATGTATTTAGTGAGGTTAATTGGGGAATGGATAAAATAAATTCTCCATATGTCATTTGTTCAATGGAATAAAGTTTTATGTCTACAATTTTCCTTAACATTGCGGAAAGGTCTGTAATTAAATCTCTTAACATTTTATCATGTAAAGATGAAAATGCTTTGAATTGTTCATTTGATATTCTATTTGGTTTTTTAAAATCGTAAATAGAGTAGTTCTTTTCTTTTGAAACTATGGGTTCGTCATTGGTAACCTCAATATCGTCACCTTGTTCTGCAATATCTAAGAGTGCATCAATCTCATCTTGACTTAAAAATTCTGCCATTCTATCCTCTTATCTCTAATTCTATATCTAAAGCGCCTAGGTCTTTTATCATTTTAATTGTATTTATAATATCGCTCATAGGAAGTTTCATAACTTTCATTGCTCTTACTAAATCTGATACAGTAGGTAACTCTTTCGTATTTATTAATGCATTATTAATATCAACTTGCACAGGTTTATTTCCAATAGTTACATCATCTCCAATATCAACGCCTAGGTTTACTTCATTATTTTCCCATTCTAAATCATTTAGTTTCGTTTTTCGAATACGAATAGTGAAGTTATCCCTTGCTATGGTTACTGGTTGAATGAAAATGTTTTCGCCTGCAATAATAGTTTCTGTATTCATATCAATAATAAGACGTTTTTTCATTGTAGTGTCGATTTCAATATTTTGAACAATGGCTAAAAACCTAACAATAGAGATGTCTTTTGGTTTTTGTACTTCTATGGTTCTTGTATCTAAAGCAATAGCAAGGCGTTTTCCAAAACGTTCATTAATTTTTCTTTCTATTAAATCTGCATATTTAGCAGAATTTCTAATCAAACTTAAGCGGATTTCTTTTTGATCTCTTAATTTATAAGGAATTTCATTTTCAATGGTTGCCCCATCATAAATATACCCAGTGGTTGCATTGTTTTCACCTGCTACAATAGTTCCTTGTGCAATGGCATAAACTTTTCCATTGACTGCTTTTAGTTGTGTGAGTAAGAGTTCTCCGTGATTAATGGACTTAGCATCCCCAATTGCAGAGATTTTGACTTTTATTGTATCCCCTTGTCTTGAAAAAGCGGGTAACTCACTGGTGACCATAACTGCTGCAATGTTCTTTGATGAAATCGAAGAAGATGGAATTTTAATATATGAGTTTCTTAAAAGATTTTGTAAGGATTGCATGGTAAACTTTGATTTGTCACCTGTTCCTGCAAGTCCAACAACTAAACCATAACCAAGAAGTTGATTGTTTCTTATTCCCACTACATTAGTAATATCTTTTATTGTTTGTGCATATATATGTGTAAAAAGTAAAAAAATTACTAGAATATATTTCAATTAATGCCTTTAATCTAAATTGATATATTTTATCTAAAATTTTATAAAATTCAGTTATAATCATAAATAAAATAATTTAGGTTAATCTTTGAATATATATATTTATGGAAATAATGACTTTACCAAAGAGATGCATGATGTCTTAGATTATGGAAATATTAGAAACAGACTAGACGAGTATGGTGTAGTCATTGATATTAATAGTCTTGATGAGCTTAAAAAAACCATTGAAGATTTCCCAGATTATATATACTTAATTGATGAATCCAAAATCATCAGTGAAAACTCCCTCTTATCCAAATTCAAATTTTTACATGCAAAAGATGCTATTGAACACAATTTTTTAATTGAACATGGTATAGAAGATATACAAATCGATTCAATAAAAGACATACCTAAACACATAATACAACGCATTGAAATTTTAGAAGCAACAAAAAATGTTGGAAATGACAGCGATAATATTCAAGACTCAATTATTGAAATTGTAGAAGATGCGTATGAAAACAATTCTGTAGATGCAATAAAAGAGTTAAATCAAAGTACTTATTTTCTGGAAGACGAAGTAGACCCTCATCTTGAATTAGATGATGAGTTAACAACTTTATTACGAAGTACTTCTGATATTAGTGAAAAAAAAGCAGAAAATATAAAAGAGATTGAGAATGTTATAAAAGAAATTGATGATAAAGAAGAAATAACTTCTCTAAACCAAGATGATTTCGATGAAAATGATGTACTTAAGTCTTTGGATAATGTTTTATTTGATGAAGAAAATAGTGAGCTTGATGAAATTAAAGCTATTGCTGATGATTTTGATACACAAGAAGATAATCTTTCTGAAGATGATATGAAAAATCTGCTTTTAGATTTAGATGAAAATATAGACAGTGATGAATATGAAACAATGTTTGAAAATATAGATGAAAACATACACAGAGATGATGTGCCAGAGGATAAGGACATATTAGATAGAATAGAACATGAAGATATGTTTAATTCACTAAATGGAATTAATACTACTAATGAAACTTTAAAAGAAGGAGCAGCAATGGCAAATGATTTTTCTTCATTAGATGAACTTAAAGAAAGTGATATTTTAAGTGCCTTAAATGGTACTACTGTAAGTGATGTCAATATAAATAACAGCAATACTAAAAGTGAAAGTATACAAGTTAATCTTGATAATATTAATGATATCACGGCTTTATTGGGAAAACTACTTAATAATAAAACATTAGAGATAACGATTAAAGTGAAAGATTAATGAATTTTGACCTAATTAGTATTGCACAAGGTACCGTTAAAATTATTCTTATTTTAGGTTTACCTTCTTTATTAGTTAGTATGATTATTGGTTTAACTATTTCTATTTTTCAAGCAGTAACTCAAGTAAGTGATGCTTCTTTGTCTTTTGTTCCTAAAATGGTTATTGTTTCTATTTTTATTTTAATCACTTTACCTTGGGTAGGTGATCATCTTTTTGAATATACAGAAAATTTGTGGGGGCAAATACTTATTTTTGGAGATAATTCATGATTAAAAAATTGCATAAACTTAAAAAAATGCAAACCGATCAAAAAATAATTGAAAAAAATATAATAACGAATGCAATTGAGAGTATTGATAGTGAGATATTGTTAACAAAAAATAAAATCAATCAAGCTTCTGTAACAAAATACGGAGCTATATCTGATTTCGCAGTTCTTGCTATGCATAAAAATTCAATGAAACTGCATTTAACAAAATTGGGCATTAAAAAAAATGCTTTGGTTATTAAAGAAGATGGTTTTATTAAAGATATTCTTGTTTTACAAAAAGAAACTGAACAGTTCGCATATATTTTAGATGAAGAGAGAAAAGAGTTAATTAAAAAACTATTGATTGCAGATGATGAAGCAGCTGCTGAATATATGCAAAGTAAATATTAAAGGCAAACATTGAAATTTATTATAGTATTAATCTTAAGTGTTACTTTTCTTTTTTCTGCATCTAAAAGTGCTAATTTAGAAAAAGAAAAAAAAGAAGTTATTCAATTAAAAAAAGACTTGAACCAATTTTATACAAAAAAAGAGAATGAATATCAAGATCGTAAAAAAGAATTGCAAGTTATTTTATCAAAAATTAAAAAAGAAAAAAAAGCTATACAAAATATATACGATAAAAATATGCTTACATTAAAAAATATTAAAGGTGTTGTAGTAGGAAAAACAACAAAAATATATAATGGAATGAAACCAAAAGATGCTGCAAAAATTTTTAATAAATTGATTGAAGATGGAGAAATTGATGATGTTTTTGATATACTCTTAAAACTAAAAGAGAAAAAGACAACATTGATACTGCGCTTTTTAAGCACGGAATATTCTGCAAATATTACAAAAATGTTACAAAATTATAATATAACTAAAGGCAAATAATGGCTGAAGAAGAAAAAGAAGCAAAAAGTGGTGGAAAAGGAATTTTAATAGTATTAATAGCATTAATTGTTATTTTATTATTAGCTGTTGTTGGTGGGGGATATTTTCTATATACGGAAATGAATAAAGCAGCTAATCCTGGTGGGGCTATGCAAGAAAAAACAGTTATGAAAGCAGATGCAAGTGGCGAAAAAGCTAATTTTCAAGCTGCGATTAATGATTTGGTTTTAAATATCACTAATGCTAAGGGCAGAGAAAAGTTAATGAAATTATCGTTTACTCTCAAAAGTTCAGAAGAAACAATTGAAGGTTTAATTGAAGAGAATAAAGCTGAAATTGTTGATGTTGTTATTGCTCAAATTTCAGCACGTTCATCTGAAGAATTGTTAACTGTTGGTGGAAAAGCTTTATTAAAAGAAGAATTATTAGAAGAAATTAATTCTGTAATTAACGAAGCAACCTCTGATAATTCAGATATAAAAAGAAACAGTGTTAAAAAATTGTTTTTTACATCTTTTGTAATTAAGTAGGATAAAAAAATGATAGTTACAGTCAAACGCTCAAAAAACAAAAAAATGCGAATATTATCCTTCATTGCTTTAGGAATAATGTTTTTTGCTTATTATAATTATATGAGTGAAGAGTATGGACAAGATCCTAAACAAATGATTGTAGAAAAAAAAGTAGATTCTTTAAAACTTCAAAAAAGCAAATTAGCAAAACGTTTGGAAAAAGTTATTTATAAAGAAATTGAAGCCAGCATCGATTTAATTGGACAAGAATATATAAAACAAGTAAAAGTAGTGAAAAACAAGGTAGTAATTATTACTGAAGCAGATACTAATATTGATGCTATTACTGTTAGGTATGGAAGTATTGCTTTGGTTAAAAAAAGTAAAGAAGATACCAAAATTGCAATTGATATTAAATACATTATTGATGCAAAATACAAAAGTGATTTACATATAAGAAAAAGTACTGAGATGAAAAATGATAAAAAATAGCATTCTTTCTTTTTTTACACTTATGTTGCTTCTTGGATGCACCAGTCCTGAAAAAATAAATTTTGATAAACCAATTATCCAAATTCCTAAAAAAATGCCAGCTCCTATAAATAACAAAGGATCTTTGTACTCTAGACAAGGTGCTTCTTTATTTGCTGATAAAAAAGATTTACAAATAGGGGATATCATACAAGTTGTGATTGCAGAAGAATTAAGTGGAGATACCAATAATTCAAGAGATCTTTCTCGTTCCAATAAGAGTGGTTTTGGAGGTGGTGTAGCTGCTCCTACTACAGGAAATACACTAAATGATAGAAGCCAAGGTTTTGTTGATAAATTTAATAAAAACTTTGGTTTTGGAATTTCTACTGAGTCTAGTTCTGCTTTTAAAGGGAGTGCTAAATCTTCTTTAGATGAAAGTTTTAATACAACAATATCTGTAATTATTGAAGAAACTTACCAGAATGGTAATTATTATATCAAAGGTGGCAAAGAAATGTTAATTGATGGACAAAAACAAGAAATAAAAATATCTGGAATTATCAGACCTTATGATATCAGCACAGATAATTCAATTTCATCTTCACAAATTGCCAATTTAAAAATTTTGTATATAAAAGAAGGGGATGAAAAAAATGCTGTTCATGTACCATGGGGAACAAAGGTCTTAAATATAATCTGGCCCTTTTAATCTAATTTTAAGAAATGTAATGTAATAATTAGACTAATTATATTGTAAAGGAGTTAAAATGTTATCATCATTAGGTACAGCATTATCAGGTTTAAATGCTGCAAGAATTTCAGTTGAAAATATTTCTAATAATATCGCAAATGAAAATACGCCTGGCTATAAAAAACGTACTGTACAAATGAATGAAATGAATTCATTAGACTCTATAATCGCTGGACAGGGTGTTAATATTGGTGGCATCAATCGTGTTGTTAGCCAATATATGTATGATAATATTATGGCAGAAAATGCCAAAAAAAACTATCATTCTACGATGGATAACATGTTAGCAGATATTGAATCTGTTTTTAAAGAAACAGATAACAGTGGTTTTACAAGCGACTTTAATAGGTACTTTCAAGCAGTAGAAAACTTACGCTCAAATCCAAATTCTCAAATATATAAAACGGATTTAAAAAACCAGGGTACAATAATAGTTGATACCTTAAACAGATTGTACGATGGTATTGAAGCTCAAGAAAAATTATCAGAAAACTCCTTAGAACGTGATGTTACTAGAGTTAATGAACTTCTAGAAGAAATGGGAAAAATCAATAAACAAATTGTAGAACAAGAAAT from Campylobacteraceae bacterium encodes the following:
- the fliM gene encoding flagellar motor switch protein FliM — encoded protein: MAEFLSQDEIDALLDIAEQGDDIEVTNDEPIVSKEKNYSIYDFKKPNRISNEQFKAFSSLHDKMLRDLITDLSAMLRKIVDIKLYSIEQMTYGEFILSIPQLTSLNTLSIKPLEGRIVIECNPGISHKIIAELLGSGAVASSDNLDRELTEIEVEIFDHFYQMFVKHMEKAWKEISTINFHIESRDTNANAIQIISDHEIVLLVVLEITIDEESGFLSVCYPISYIENLLNKIVEKMFSEAVNKKASRRQDITTLLAGAKMKMEAMLAETELSVSELLDLQVDDIILFSKNASSSSAKIYINNKEKFLASSGISNNRKAIQIMSNLDHEKQETLEALRSIRKERDIKSKAATENIKRLLREKEAAKYG
- a CDS encoding flagellar basal body L-ring protein FlgH: MIKNSILSFFTLMLLLGCTSPEKINFDKPIIQIPKKMPAPINNKGSLYSRQGASLFADKKDLQIGDIIQVVIAEELSGDTNNSRDLSRSNKSGFGGGVAAPTTGNTLNDRSQGFVDKFNKNFGFGISTESSSAFKGSAKSSLDESFNTTISVIIEETYQNGNYYIKGGKEMLIDGQKQEIKISGIIRPYDISTDNSISSSQIANLKILYIKEGDEKNAVHVPWGTKVLNIIWPF
- a CDS encoding flagellar biosynthetic protein FliQ — protein: MNFDLISIAQGTVKIILILGLPSLLVSMIIGLTISIFQAVTQVSDASLSFVPKMVIVSIFILITLPWVGDHLFEYTENLWGQILIFGDNS
- the pyrC gene encoding dihydroorotase: MTLRLSSPLDMHIHFRDEEMLKLVAPLTAKTFSGALIMPNLVPPITTKKALLSYIERIKEATKEQNDFEAFVTLFFQADYSYEFLKDIKDSIIGIKLYPAGVTTNSETGVSSMDINVLRPTLESMSKLGIPLCVHGETNGFVMDREKEFMPIYESIASAFPDLTIIMEHITTKAAVDLLDKYTNLYATITLQHLIITLDDVAGGMLKPHLFCKPIAKRPEDRDALLHLAVSGHPKVMFGSDSAPHPKHKKESCGCAAGVFTAPIALQVLAQIFEDNNALDNLDKFISLNAREIYKFTPIEKTITLIKKDFSVPSSYDGFNQTVVPMFANESIPWSLK
- a CDS encoding flagellar basal body P-ring protein FlgI, giving the protein MKYILVIFLLFTHIYAQTIKDITNVVGIRNNQLLGYGLVVGLAGTGDKSKFTMQSLQNLLRNSYIKIPSSSISSKNIAAVMVTSELPAFSRQGDTIKVKISAIGDAKSINHGELLLTQLKAVNGKVYAIAQGTIVAGENNATTGYIYDGATIENEIPYKLRDQKEIRLSLIRNSAKYADLIERKINERFGKRLAIALDTRTIEVQKPKDISIVRFLAIVQNIEIDTTMKKRLIIDMNTETIIAGENIFIQPVTIARDNFTIRIRKTKLNDLEWENNEVNLGVDIGDDVTIGNKPVQVDINNALINTKELPTVSDLVRAMKVMKLPMSDIINTIKMIKDLGALDIELEIRG
- a CDS encoding P-II family nitrogen regulator, which gives rise to MKKIEAIIKPFKLEDVKDALSEAGITGMTVSDVKGYGRQQGHSELYRGAEYVVDFLPKIKIELIVTNDDVESTIDIIIAAAKTGKIGDGKIFVSNIERIVRIRTGEEDEEAI
- a CDS encoding flagellar basal body-associated FliL family protein, with the translated sequence MAEEEKEAKSGGKGILIVLIALIVILLLAVVGGGYFLYTEMNKAANPGGAMQEKTVMKADASGEKANFQAAINDLVLNITNAKGREKLMKLSFTLKSSEETIEGLIEENKAEIVDVVIAQISARSSEELLTVGGKALLKEELLEEINSVINEATSDNSDIKRNSVKKLFFTSFVIK
- a CDS encoding ammonium transporter, with the protein product MNLDSIPYILDTFFAIFAMTLIIFMVPGFAMLEAGIVRTKNVAAVLTINTLIYALASLSFLLIGYEIAFGEFGSTTMSKWAAFMFQMAFVGKVVNIMSGGVSERARIVPLAIFTVIMASIVYPLIVNISWGKNFLADSFLELSMYDLAGSTVIHSTGGWALLAAILIIGSRRGRYPKNGGIRVIPASNIPLVTLGAFLLWIGWFGFNGGSVGSISSKESADAVALTIMNTNTAGLAGALMVAIIMYIKYKKLDITMILNGALGGLVSITAGPDLYDIYTPILIGAIGGCIVVIGVSMFDKLKIDDPVGALSVHLLNGIWGTVAVAIFASSNTISFWGQIKGILLIGSFAFISSFIILFIINKIMPLRASDEDELEGLDVNECGLEAYPEFKRAF